Below is a genomic region from Desulfatirhabdium butyrativorans DSM 18734.
TCAACCACGAATCGCCCATCCGCGGCGAGACGTTCGTCACCCGCAAGATTACCCGGGCCCTGGCACGCATCAAATTGGGGTTGCAGGATTGTCTCTATCTTGGTAATTTGGATGCCAAAAGAGACTGGGGCCATGCCCGCGACTATGTGGAGATGCAGTGGCTGATGCTTCAGCAGCACGAACCCGAAGACTATGTGATCGCTACCGGCCGCCAGCACTCGGTTCGCGATTTCGTTCAGATTGCCGGCCGCCACATCGGTCTCGACATCGCCTTTCAGGGAGAAGGCGTCGAGGAGACGGGGGTGGATGTGGCCACTGGAAAGACGATTGTCCGGGTGGATCCACGCTATTTTCGTCCCACCGAGGTGGAAAGCCTCCTGGGAGATCCAACCAAAGCCCGACAAAAACTGGGCTGGGTTCCCCGGATTTCGTTCGAGGAGCTGGTGCGGGAAATGGTGGCTGGCGATTTGCGGGAGGCGGAGCGGGACAACATGTGTGCGAAAGAAGGATTTGCTGTGCGTCGGTATTCGGAATGATGCGGATTCTTGTAAATGCTATCCCCCTGACAGGGCTTCTAACCGGCATTTCCCGATACGTCCGGCAACTCTATCAGGAAATCGAAACTTTTCCGGATGTCGAGGTCTTCTACTTCGACGGGAAACGGGTCCACAGCCGGATGCCGGATCAGGCGGCACCGGAGAAGTGGATCCGGGACACCGCCACGATCTGGAAGCTGCCAGCCCCTATTGTTTTTACGATCCGTTCTCTTTTCTGGCTGAAATACGAATGGATGCTGCGCCGCGTGTGCCGCGGCGGTCGGTTCGATCTGTATCACGAAACGGGCTTTCTCCCTGCGGCGCTCGAAGAAATCCCGACGGTCTACACGATGCACGATCTGTCCCTGAGCAGGTATCGGCACACCCATCCACTCGAGCGCGTCTGGTTCAACGACGTGTTCTTCCCGCGCCGGATTCGGTATGCCGCTCATCTGCTGACCGTATCCCAGTTCGTTCGCAGCGAAATCATTGAAGCGCTGCACCTTCCCGCAACCCGGATCACGGCGATCCACCACGCGCCTGCCCCCCTTTTCCAACCCCGGTCTGTCGAAGCCATACGGATGGCTCGGGAGCGGTTCGGCATTTGCGGAGACTATCTCCTGTTTGTCGGATCCCTTGAGCCTCGAAAGAATCTGCATCTGCTGATTCAGGCCCTGCGGAACTCCTCCATCCGACCCATGCTGGTGCTGGCGGGCTGGGAAGGCTGGGGGGACAAGGGCTGGTTGGAATCCGTTGCCGGGACCGAGCTGGAAAAACGCATCGTCCTCACCGGCTATGTGGATGATGAAACCTTGGCCTGCCTCTACAGCGGCGCTTCGGCATTTGTCTATCCCAGCCTGTATGAGGGCTTTGGCCTGCCCATTCTGGAGGCCATGGCCTGTGGGTGTCCCGTGATCTGTTCCAATGTGGCCAGCATGCCCGAGGCTGCCGGAGATGCTGCCCTGCTGATCGATCCTGTGGATGCGGGTGGGCTGATCGAGGCCATCGAACGGGTCTTGACGGATGAGGTATTGCGGGCTCGGATGATTGAAAGCGGCTTTGCGCATGCCAAGGCATTCTCGTGGCGAAATACCGCCGAAGCTACCAGAGATGTGTTTCAACGGATCATTGCTGAATTTCGGTTTTCACACGCCCACTTGAGGATATGATTATTCCAGTTCGCATTCAAACTGATACCTTTGTCAGCTTCGCTGCGCCGCGATTCGACGTACGGAATGTACAGTCTCATCGCTGCTCGCTTGCTTTCGCGGTCTCAGCTCGAATGCTTACTGGAATATCATTTTGAAAGCAAAATGGAATTAGAAGGCATTTTTCGTAAGCGGGATTTATCCGCGGCTTCTGTTGCAAAGGTTTGATCACAATGATTTCCATCGGCATGCTGAAGGATGTTTGGGCGTTTCGGGACTTTATGCGCAGTTCGGTTAAACGGGAATTCCAGACCCGATGGACCGGCACCCAGTTCGGCCCTTTCTGGATTGTGGTCCAACCGTTGGCAACTATTGTCATCTTTACGGTCGTTTTTGCCAACATCATGCGTCCCAGCCTGCCCAATCACACGTCCAGATTTGCCTATTCCATCTATCTGTGCTCGGGGGTTCTGTCATGGAATCTTTTTGCGGAAATGCTCGGCAGAACGGTTAATATTTTCGTGGACAACGCGAATCTTCTGAAAAAAGTTCATTTCCCCAAGCTGTGTCTGCCCATCATTGTCGTGGTGTCCAATGTGATTAATTTTGCCATTATTACAACGCTATTTCTGCTGTTCACGCTGAGCATCGGGTCTTTTCCCGGCTGGGTGATACTGGCGGCGCTGCCGGTTCTGGCGATTCAGCTTGCGCTTACGGTGGGGTTGGGGGTGCTGCTGGCCACCATCAATGTATTTTACCGCGACATCAATCAGACCGTTCAGGTGGTGCTGCAATTCTGGTTCTGGTTGACGCCCATTGTATATGCGCCCACGACACTGCCCGAACCTGTTTTGAAGATATTGAACTGGAACCCGATGTGGTTGTTTGTCCGCGCCTATCAAGGTATTTATCTGGAAAAAACGCTGCCGGATTGGAAGACGCTGATTTATCCGGGCGTTTTAGCAATTTTTTTCGTCTGGCTGGGCATTTTTGCATTTCATAAGCTTCAGGGAGAGATTGTGGATGAGCTGTAGGGGGTCAGGGAGCAGGGGATGAGCTCGTAATTGATTTAATAAAACGGCAAGCCGCCGAACAACCCCGTACCTGATCCCTGACCCCTAACCCCTTACCCCTAACCCCTGACGATATGAGCTATCTACACATACATAACATCGGCAAGGCATACAAGCGCTACCCCAGGAAATGGGGTCGTATGGCCGAATGGCTTGGCATGGGAGTGCATCACGAACTGCGCTGGGTGTTGCGGAATATTTCGTTTGATGTTCAGCCAGGCGACTCGGTTGGTGTTATTGGCGTCAATGGCGCCGGCAAGAGTACGTTGTTAAAAATTATCACGGGTACGACCAAACCTTCTACAGGAACAGTGGAGGCCGGAGGCCGTATTTCAGCATTGCTGGAACTTGGCATGGGGTTTCATCCGGAGTTTACGGG
It encodes:
- a CDS encoding glycosyltransferase family 4 protein, whose product is MMRILVNAIPLTGLLTGISRYVRQLYQEIETFPDVEVFYFDGKRVHSRMPDQAAPEKWIRDTATIWKLPAPIVFTIRSLFWLKYEWMLRRVCRGGRFDLYHETGFLPAALEEIPTVYTMHDLSLSRYRHTHPLERVWFNDVFFPRRIRYAAHLLTVSQFVRSEIIEALHLPATRITAIHHAPAPLFQPRSVEAIRMARERFGICGDYLLFVGSLEPRKNLHLLIQALRNSSIRPMLVLAGWEGWGDKGWLESVAGTELEKRIVLTGYVDDETLACLYSGASAFVYPSLYEGFGLPILEAMACGCPVICSNVASMPEAAGDAALLIDPVDAGGLIEAIERVLTDEVLRARMIESGFAHAKAFSWRNTAEATRDVFQRIIAEFRFSHAHLRI
- a CDS encoding ABC transporter permease encodes the protein MRSSVKREFQTRWTGTQFGPFWIVVQPLATIVIFTVVFANIMRPSLPNHTSRFAYSIYLCSGVLSWNLFAEMLGRTVNIFVDNANLLKKVHFPKLCLPIIVVVSNVINFAIITTLFLLFTLSIGSFPGWVILAALPVLAIQLALTVGLGVLLATINVFYRDINQTVQVVLQFWFWLTPIVYAPTTLPEPVLKILNWNPMWLFVRAYQGIYLEKTLPDWKTLIYPGVLAIFFVWLGIFAFHKLQGEIVDEL